TATCTCCAGAGTACGCTTGAGCCTTGGGTCAGCGGCGGCAGCTCTCCGGAGTACAGGGTAGAGCTGCTCATTTTCTTTACCAAGATGCACGAGCAATCCGTTTTTGGCTTCAAAAAGGACTTTATTGCTGGCCTCGGTTCCAATCCTGAGTTTTTGAACCTCACCCAGCATTGCGACCAACCAGGCATGTTCCCGAGTCAACGCTTCTATTAATTTGCTCATGTTGTACTCCCTCTCTGCGGAGACGGATTACTCCTAAATCCCCTCTCCCTCCTGCAAACTTTTAATCACTTCCCGATTCAGTTCTGCCTCACGCGTTCGGTATTTCAAGGCCCTTCGGATGGTCAGTTTTTCAACGGCCTGATTCATCAAGATCAGCAGGTATTCCACATCGATGGGTTTTTTTAAAAAACCCATCGCGCCATTTCGCAGAGCAAGGATGGCATTGGCTTCGTCACCGAAACCCGTCAGGATAAGCGATTCAAAATCTTCTGTCATTTTTCGCATCTCACTTAAGGCCTCAATGCCCCTCTTTTTTGGCATATTGAGATCGGTCAGCACGATATCGATTTTTTGTTCTTTGAAGATTTTCACCGCCTCTTCGC
The DNA window shown above is from Deltaproteobacteria bacterium and carries:
- a CDS encoding hemerythrin domain-containing protein translates to MSKLIEALTREHAWLVAMLGEVQKLRIGTEASNKVLFEAKNGLLVHLGKENEQLYPVLRRAAAADPRLKRTLEIFAEELEQVAAGALRFFEKYDSGDTSNLDFAVDLGQLIGTLSQRIQKEESILYVEYDKLFQKPF